Below is a window of Desulfovermiculus halophilus DSM 18834 DNA.
CGCGGACTGCTGGGCGTCCTGGGCCGCCATTTCGGCCATCTCAGCATTTTCCTCGGCGCTCATGCTGTAGTCTCTGGCCTCTTCGGCATCCACTTGGGCTGCTTCGGCGGTTGACAGAGCCTGGTTGGAGGTCTCTTCCACCTGCTGCAGCCTTTGCTGCAGGTTCTCCATTTTGGACGACGTGGCACAGCCGGTCAGGAA
It encodes the following:
- a CDS encoding Lpp/OprI family alanine-zipper lipoprotein, which encodes MKKMMHTKWLGLVFCVLLAGVFLTGCATSSKMENLQQRLQQVEETSNQALSTAEAAQVDAEEARDYSMSAEENAEMAEMAAQDAQQSADKAEQMAEKSEKIFEKLTSK